The Euleptes europaea isolate rEulEur1 chromosome 7, rEulEur1.hap1, whole genome shotgun sequence genomic sequence CATATAATTTGACCATGATGGATGGCAGCTCCTCCAGTGTTAGGCAAAGACATCTCCTCAACCCTTTTACCCAGAGATCCTTGCAAATGAGCCTCACTGGGACATGCTGTACTAATGAAACTGGTCTGAAACTTCATAGCTTTAGGAAACTCTTTTTATACTGTTGTATGAAGAACTTTTGCTACAGAACCAAATTGTTGCTAAGGTTTCTGGGAAGAGTTCTATGAATCCCACAATTAATGCACAGTGAGGATCAAGTCTTTTTTTCCTTCATCCTGAACTCTATGTACCCCAGAATGGACTCACTATACCCCGACAGGTCATAGCTTACGTCCTCTTTCAGGGAATCTTGCCCACTGTTCCCGATGTAGGCCTCAAAACCTTGGTTCCCTAGCAGAAAGTGAGAAAACCACTGCTTCATATGCAAGAGCGTACACTCTGCCACTAAGTTGTGGCCATTCTCCATGCTATTCCTAAGCAGCACAGCACTCACTCCAAGAGGCATCAGTAAGCTTTGTTGCTCTAGCAAACTGCTGCCCCATGAAACCACGTTGCGCAGGAGTAAACCTGCCCCGATTCCTTCCTATAGGCTTGAGGCAGCGGTCTCATCACCCAGAGAGCAGGTCTGTAATTGCTTTAGCGTACCCAGTCAGCTGACTGTTCTGCTTGTATATTGTACTTTTCCTTCCTGCTTTGCTGCTGCTTACTTAAGGCACGGCCTGGTTTCCTGAGCCACCTTGACTAAGCATTTATATTGGACACTTCACTACAACGAAGTAAGATTGTGAAAAGGGAGTGGTAAAATCTTGCTTGCTATTGACTACAAAACTGCCCATCATGATGATAGCCAGAATGTTTATGGACAGAGGCCTGCGTAGCACAAGATGGCAAGTTTCCCCACACTGCAGCTGTGCTCCCATGTGCCATGTTGTTTCTGCAAGGAGAGGACTGTACCTCACAGGTCACCAGTTATATGGAGTCTGGGCTCGGGGAACAGAATAGTATTTATTCCATGCCTGCCCAAGCTTAACTTTCAGCACATAAAGCAACTGATTGTGCCTGTGTTCTGCTCTTATGCTGCTGAAATCTTGAGGGAAACATGCACACATAGTTCTCATCCCCCTTCTCTGGGGTATGTGAGGAGACAGAAGCGCATCTAAAAATCGACTTTCCTGACTTTTGGAAGTCCCTCTCCCTCATAAAAGAACCTCTTCCAACAGAGGCATGCTATCAGTTCACCCACAGCACACTTTATAAATGTAGCAAGTTATCTAAGATGTTCAGGAAACtcatacatttgatttttttaaaaaagaaattacaaatgACATCACACAAAATCCATTTATTTTCCTGCCATAATCTGAGGCATTCCAGTCAAGATTTACAGAGCCACACCAAGCAGTCTTCCCTAAATGTAAGGTTTTTATTCAGGGGGCTGACATGCATTGCAGCAATAATCAAGATATCTTCTGCATAGGAATGTGATTTCTCAACAGCAAATATACACTGCACTTTTAACATAAAACCCTTGGTTAAAGGATCTCATAAAGTTTGCATAGGTACTGCTGGGCTTTCTGCACAGAAACCACTGTGTTGCTACATTTTGCAAGCTGCCAGATATGTGAGGCATACCTAGTCATTCCTGGCTGCACACCAAGAGAATGCAAGGGTATGTATGCGCTTGAGGACTACAGCAGTgggcgggcagcccattcctgaaggggggggtggaCGCGTGGCACCTGAGAGTGGCACAGCCGTGGTGCCTCCACAGGGGCTTCCCAGCCATTGCGGAGAAAAAACAAaagaatttaaaatgtaaaatggggggaaagtcccCATAGAAAACATTGACGCTATGCCACCAataaaggtggcatagcaacgctgcaactcaagggggcattcccagtgcAAAAatggttaggatgctgcctaaaggcagctccgccccctggaacacccttcACATGCTGCACAGACTCCAACTTCTAGGATTTTACTCCCGGTGTGGCTGTGCCAGCGGCGGAGTCCCACACAGTGGCATGGCTTACTGGCGTGAATGCCCCCCCCGTGCCAGTGTcctttatcccaggataaatgggcacttatgtcgGCATGGGTCATGCCGGCTCttattccccccccttcaggattacacTCTAAACCACTTACTTGGGGATTGTGTTCACAATGAAAGAAAATATTCCTTAAATATTCCTTGAGTACACAgcttggtgccctgacctggatggcccaggctagcctgatctcgtcagatctcaaaagctaagcagggtcagccctggttagtatttggatgggagatcgccaaggaataccaaggttgctgtgcagaggaaggcactggcaaaccacctgttagtctcttgccatgaaaaccccccaaaatgggtcgccataagtcggctacgactttaCACACACGCGGAGCTTGGTAACTGCCATCTTAGATACTCTTCCTAATATGCACCCAATAGCGTGCCTTTCAAACTTCCAGGTTTGTCCTGCTGAAACTTCATGCCATACAGTAGGCAGTGTTATTTATATACCACAAAaatgcattatttttaaaaaaaaaacttcttgcaAGATGCTATTTTGATTGCTTTGACTCACTGCATTGCAAGGCAACAGGAAATGTCTGCTGTGTGTGGCCTGTTGTAGCACTTGagattttaaaagacttttttcaAATGCTGTGCAATGTAAGAATCGTTTTAAAAGATATCGGTATTATGTTAGCATTATAAGGCATGATCTGACCACCAACCACTAAGATTTTccttaaagaacaaaaacaaagctGAATACTCAACCAAATGTTTAGTATGAAAcagctgttgttttttaagattaCTTTCAACCAGGAAACACTATCCTCCACTATGACTCACAACCACCTATCAATGAATAAAGGGCTGGGAAAGAACATGTAAAGGAGCATGAAGTTACTCAGGGGCAAGAAATTTATTTTTGTCCTTATCTACATTTTAGGGAAAAGGAGGTTTAAAGATTTTACGGTGTGATGTATGACCTGAGAAACTAGTTTTACTAAGAAATATATGAAGAACTATTCAGATGGAAAGTATTTATTCAGGGTATCTTAATCAATGGAAAATACAGCTTCATTGTTTGAGGCATTAAACCAGGCATTTGAGGCATTAAACCAAACTCACTTAGGAGGTCAAACCTAAAAGATCTAGAAAGCACAACATGTGATCAACCTAAGTGCAATTCCCTAGCCTTTTGTGTAGCTTACCAGAAgtttgattttttgtgtgtgtgtgggttgccAGACTGCAGCAAGGGGAGCTGTCAAGCACCTGCAGGCCACAAGATGGTTGATGGTCCACATTCAAACTTGGTAGACTGCACAGGCCTGCAATAGCAGCAGGTTCAGGTATTAGCACTGTTGACATCCAGGACATGTAGACTTTGGGTGTTAGCTGCAATTTTTGTTAGAATGCTGCAATTTTTGTTAGAATGCTAACTTTTTAGTATTAAAAATGCTAAATTACCCCAAGGCAGATCTTGATTCTTGCTTTTTAAAGCTGTGTTCAGGAACTTTCAGTACAAGTCAGTCTAAGCTTTAGTAAGCTACAGAGCATTTGGTAGCAGCTCTGCATTCTAGCTGGTATTTATAGAAGTTGCCCTGGCAGCAGAATAGATAAGGCTACATTAACCTGAAGGATTCGAAAATCTGAATGACCATGTAGAAAAGCATTTTTAGAACTTTGGAGGATTGATGTTTGCACGACTCCATCCAGAATACCCATATCTGAAAATCCTTAAACCAGGTTCTAAAGCAAATGACATAAAGGAGTCCAACACAGTAAACTACCACTTGAGCTTAGTTCTCACAGAAAAGGGTAAACCTATTGCACTTCAGATAGTGTTCCCATGAAtgaatccccccccacacacacaaaactgtaaGTTCCCTGCACTGCTGCTTACCTTGTCTTTCGCACTATACTTGATTTAAGGATTTTTTGTATGGAGACTTCAATCATGAATCTGAAGTGGTTAAAGAAAAGCCTCTTCAAAGGAGACAAAAACACTGCACTGTAAGAAACAAGAGTGTATGGAGTCACAGGTAATTAACTTGTGCAGGTTGCCTGCCTTTACCATGAGCATTTCCCCCAATTGGAATCACTGTTGACTGAAGCTGCCTTAACGTTGGATTCCAAGAAAAGTAGCTAAACTGCAGCTTGTACAGCACATGGTCTTAGGCCTGTTTACAAAAAAACCTAAACACACAACTCAGATATGTAACTGAGGCAGGAGTGTGGAAGGGAATGTGAGCTTACTGAGAGAAGCAGCCAGTATTAGGGCAtgggggaggagaaggcaggaaaagaaatggattgcTGTGAGAAATACTACCACTGATAGTGCCATAGCTTTGGTAACCATTCTCTAAAGGTGAACTTTGAATGCCATGGCAACTTCTTAAGCCTCTTTAAACTATAAATCTTTGTATTTCTTTAGTCAGGAGCTATTTATGGTCCATCTCTTTCTAGTCAGAATATACAAATAAGCCAGTGTTAACTTCTTATATTAATATACTGGGCTTTGCAGATTAAAAAACAGCTAAAACAACGGTTACTTGCTCCCCCCACCAATGATGTATACAGGACTGCAGCTTGCAAGTGTACTTTGGAACATTCTGGAACATTGTTTATTGGTTTGGGCAGCCTGCCAGCTATTTCTGCAGGAATGGAGCAATTCTGCAGTTCAAAACCAAGTTAATCTGTAGCTAGACACCATTCTGATAGGGGAAAGCTAATAAAAGAAGCACCACCTTGCAGACATGGCTTTAATAGCTTGGGATTTTTTCCTCAAAAGTTTTATTGGGAGAACTACAAAACATTTACAGTACAAAGTTTACAGTCTCACACTCCAAATTTGTAGTGAACTGACTCTCCAAAATATATATTACAACTCAAGTTGACTTATCCTCTAGTTACATTCAAAACATACTTCTGTTAAAGTAGTCCAAAGAGTACATAGTGCTGAACCTGTACCTATGTACGTACAAAAAAATACGGTACTGCTCATTCATCCACCCTCCAGGAAAGTTTTGGAGAACTCCTGGCTTTctacacaagaaaaaaaatacatattttggaaTTTAATTATAGATATGATCATGTACTCAAACGTTTCAGATCCAAAAGGTGGTCTCCTTAATTATAAAATGAGTGGTACAGTTTTTTGTAGTTAAAAACCCAGCCCTACATTCAAATTCTCAAGCATTAAGAAAAATACTTATTTGGTTGAGGAAGATTTAAGGCAAGCATGGACCCTTATGAAGGCACTGTGAGACATAATACTGGGACCCCCCCTTATTGCTACATACTTTGAGACTATCACAGTGTGATTGGTGAAGTTAGGCAACTTGAATACTTTTTGGttaattttaaaagtttgaaTTAGGTTTGCCACTTTAAATTCTGATTGCAaagtaggttttttttaatagcttGGACGGGTTACAACCATTGTACATTCTAAAACCCATTGAAGTTTCTCAAACTACTTCCACAGAATTGAGTCAGATTTCTATAAAAAAGCCAATGCAATCTTTCAAATTTACGTAAACAAGGAAAgaaattaatgaaataaatattacATACAATCTCTTAAATTAAGAATTTTACTCATTTACAATAAAATAACCAAGTGAAGTTACAAAAAGGCATATATTACTGTGAAAAGAACACACTCCACATTTTGCCGATTAATAATGGCAATCATAATTTAAACATAATAAAAGAATATATATCTATTGCTTTTCATCATACCCGATAAATACAGTATGAACAAATTACCAATGTATACTTTTCACAAGATAATAAATAAGTTAAATAGTTTCATATTTGAGTTGTGCAGTGACTTGCGCAATCAACTCAGAcagctaaaaaaattaaaaaatcagcaGTTATTCGCCAACAATTACAAACTAAACTCAGTTGAATGCTTCCAAATAAAGCAACAAAAATTGTTCTAAGCCAAACATCCACTAAGTGGTGGCAATGGAACCAATATTAAACTTTGGAATGGAAGTTTTAGCATGTTATaatatatataggtatataaaaaacTAGAGTGTTGTTATCAAGGCATATTCTTGGCAGGATGttggatttttcttttaaaagcttaTACATCTAGTATACTTACTTTAAATTTGATTGAAAggcaaccccccacacacactccttaAATTATTTTTGTTATATATAGATCTGAAGGAACCTGGAATGAAGAGTTCATGGGCCTCCAGACTGATTGTTAATTCCTGGGGAAGTAGGATTGGGTATATTTGTTTGCTAATGCTCATTTGACCCTTTGTCTCCTGCCCTCCCCACATACACGCTTGAAGATGGAATGGCTGCTGGTGACGTACATTAAACTAGTCTCCaaagggtgaggggggggggagaaaaaaagaaaagaaaaaaaatcctctccTTCCAAAGTCTTTTCAAGATATAAAAATAGGATTGTTCTGGGATGACATCATTTTCCTTTCACAATTTTAGCTCTTCTGTTCACCGcttggtaaaaagaaaaaaaaagtttttgctcccccctctttttctgatTTTGCAcagcaaaggatttttttttctttaaaaaacacacacatggaaaaggaacacacacacagagaaaaaaagaCTGCAACGAAAGGAAGGTCGGTTCTGTGCGAGCTTGGCTAGTTTCTGGTGGCTTGTTGCAATCTGTTGTTGGAGAGGCAAGgcagaggacggggggggggtagCTGCCCCACTGAGGAATCACCCCCCCAAGAGGcctcaaaaaaaataaaaaaaatagaaagtacACGTGGCGTGGGTGCTCAAAAATTTGACAATTTCGGgcatctgtccccccccccctttctccccctgccctcccTTAGTCGTCGGAGATGGAGAGGCGGCTGAAGATGGGCAGGCGCCTGCCCGAGTCCAGGCTGGGCGACTCCGACCCGCTGAGGCTGCCGGAGCTGAGGGAGCCGCTCAGGTAGCTCTCCCGGTCGGAGAGCGAATCCGGCGGGCTCGGAGGGGCGTCGAAGACGGGCGACTCGGAGAGGCGCCGCAGAGGCTGGAAGCTGAAGGGGGGCGAGGCGGgagggcccggcggcggcggcgggcagcagccccccccgccgccgccgcctcctcctccctggtGGCAGCGGTAAAAGGCGGCCGCGTTGGGGAAGCAGCCctgctgcggcggcggcggggcgtgGATGGCGAGGAGGCTGCCCAGCTCCTGCCCCGCCGAGAAGGCGAAGGCGTTGTTGGCGCAGGACGGCGAGGCCACCAGCTCGTCGCAGTAGGAGCCGGCtgaggcgggcggcggcggcgtgcgGGACCCGCCGGGGCTCTCCAGGAGCAGCGCCGCGGCCGCCGCCTCCAGGCCGCCCTGGGCCGCGGCCGCCACAGCCCcgccgtggtggtggtggtggtggtgggcggaGAAGCCGGAGAAGCTGAGGCTGTGGTGGAGTTTGggcctgtcccctcccccccctccccggccgtgAGGCAGGCCGAAGCCGCCCCCCAGCGGGTGTTCCCGGGCGAAGGCGCGGAGGTCGCCGGTGCTGCCGGcgtgaggggggtgggggtgggggtggtggtgaccGTTGGCGTGAGGCTGTGGCGGCGGCTGGGGGTTGGGCGGGTGCGGCGGCTgttggggcggcggcggcggcgggggctgaGGCGGCGGGCCGGCGCTGCCGTTGTTGGGCGCCGGGCGGCGCTCGTCGGCGTTGTGGATGAAGTGGCAGCGCGGCCCGTAGGGGCAGAAGCCGATGGTGTGGAAGGTGCGGCACAGCTCCGTCTTGTACTTGGGGTGGCGCGTCAGGCTGCGCAGCTCGTGGTAGCCGTGGGCGAACTGGCACTTCTCGCCGTACTTGCAGGCGCCGCTCTCCTCGAAGGGCCGGCACAGCTCCGTCTTGTAGCGCGTGGAGTTGAtgggggccccgccgccgccgccgcctttgcCCGTGGTGGCCGCCGccaccagctgctgctgctgctgctgctggagctgcTGCATGAGGTGTTGGCTCCGCTCGCCATTCTCGCTGAAGGAGCGGTCCCGGAACTTGTTCTCCTTGTTGAGCAAGGCGGTGGGGCTGCTgctccccccgccgccgccgccgcctcctcctcctccgccgctgCCGGGCTCCTTGAGGTTGCCGAAAGCCGGGGGCGAGGGCGACGAGCCGCCGGGGAACTTGGCGTGGCCGTTCGCCAGGGCCTGGAGGTTGCTGGCCGAGTGCCGCCGCAGGAAGCCCGGCCCGAAGCTGGAGCTGGGAGAGGTGCCCACCGGGCTCCCCACGGCCTTCTTGTCCAGCATGCTGCTCAGGTTGCTCAGGGATTTCTCGGTCTGGGAgccagaagggggggaggagaggagagaaggggggaaaaaaacaacaacagggcgCACCGTGACTGCCAAGAGCCTGGGAAAGAGAAGAGAGGCCGCCAATCTCCAGCACTCCCTTAAGACTGCACGAACCAAAAAATTAAaccaacaaccaaaaaaaaaagccctgttctCAACGCGACCAGCCCACGCTAGCTGCATTTGCTGATCCACGTGTCTAGCCGACaaggctcccccaccccttccaaacACAGTTCTCtgcaacttaaaaaaacttttttgagGGGTGGTCCGAAACCCCTCCCACTCCAGCCAGTAGGGACACTACGGTTTAAGAGTTCCGATTCAACACAGCTGGCGCTCGTGCTAGCACCTTCAGCCCTCCGACACATCATCTGCCATTGCAGCTCTGGCTAAAACACACCCACCGTTCAGGCATATTGTAAtgagtggaagggggggggagtttcgtGCCTTCACAGCACCAGGCGCCGCTTCGGCACACGCGCCCCCTCGCTCGTTGCAAGCACCCCCGTCCCTCCGTAACAAAGCAAACACACGCGAAATGCATCTACACATGTTAACAGTTCACCTTCCCACAGACAACAGAAAGCAGGTTCCCTGCGGAAAAGTTATCTAAAGTTGAGACGGCTGAATCTCAACCTgttgcagaaaaagaaaaaaactaggCCGCGCCGCACCTTCCTGTGTATGCTTACTCGGAGTGAAGTTCTGCAGAGCGTAAGCAGACTTACGCCTAAGTAAGTGTACAGAAGGCTGCAGCCCCAAAAGGCAATTAGTTACCCTCTGCAACTCCAGTTTCACCGCAGAGCTTTCCCAAACTATTCCCAACATCCTGGCTCGGAAAACCCAGCCTGCCCCTCCTCACCTTGCACAAGAAGTCGATGTCGTAGAAGGCAGATAAGAGTGTTGCAGACATTTCTAGATCCTGTAATGGTCGGAAATGCAAGAAGGACCGAAAGATCCCACTTTCCTCGGGAGCTTTGGATGAGCCACGACTGGATAGGAGAGGGCTGATCACTTGAAATCTGAAATGGTCTGCTCGGCTTCCCGGCGCAGTCGGGAAGAGCGGATGCACAGCCCAAAGCGACGGCCGCAACTAACAGGGCAGCTATCTAACTGCTGGAACTCCGCGACTAGCGTACACGCCCCATATATAAACGCACAGACGCCCTCCCCGGCTGCGGGGTGGGACCGAGCACTGACCCGGCTGGGGTCTCCCGGCAACACCGCCCGGCGGATCCCCTCCCAACGAGCCCCGCCCCCTTTTCCTGCCGCGCTCGCATTGGACGCCGCCAATTTTCTTTCGGCGGCACCGAGCTCGGGAGGCGTGGCAAGACCGAGAGGTTGCAAGGGAAAGCAGACAGAGCGATCTCGGTCGGCGTCGTGGTCTCGAGGAGAAGCGCTGAGGCTGCACGGAGGAtaagtttccccccagccctcgCTGTGCTAGGCACACGCTGCAAGCTGCTCGCCTCGCATAGAAGCAGCACTGTATCCCCCACTATACGGGTTGTCAATGTATGCATTCAGCctatgtatgtatgcattttgCACAGAGGAACGCACTGTCCGTAGAGGTCCTAAAGAGTAGACTAGGCAATAAGCTCCAGCATACAAAAGGCTTGTAATCACTCCCATGTATACAGGAAACTCCCATGAGGTTAACCACTTGGTAAGTATAAACGTCGGGTTGCTCAAGAATGCAGCGTGGCTGCTGCACCTGCTAAACCACTAAAGCACGAAAAGTTTGCAAGAtgatgattgcagcagcagcaacgtTTACCTGGGAGTAAATACTCTGTAGCGGGCTTTACTTCCAAGGGAAACGTACAAATATGATCAGAGCCGTGTTTTGTGCACATGGAAAGTCACTTGTTTGCAAACACACTAGACTGTTTATTGTATCAAAAGATCGTGGCAGTTTTCTTGTTGCATCTTGCAATCTTGGAGAGAGCGCCACGGGCATAAATAGACGGGTGCACAAACTACGACGGTCCTCGTTCCAGATTTTTATTTCCCTTCTATCGGTGTGCATTAGTAGCATCCTCTTTGCACCAAGCCCTCCCAGCTACTTGCACGGCTCGTAAGTCTGAAGTAAGCACAGGCTGGAGTAAGGCTTTCCAGCTCGTTTCTCACCCCTGCTGAGTCGTTTGGGGAAGCTCGCAACGAAACAGAGGAGGCATCAAAGGGCCTGCGAGTGAAACGGGACGCCCcggcaactcctcctcctcctccctccaagAAACCTTGTGCCACGCAACAGGTTTTGGAAACAAAAGCTGCCTCGCGCGCTTTGCTCCTTGTGCAACTCGCGGGACGGCACCACTGccgtgtgcgtgcgtgtgtgttagGTCGGTAAAGCCGAGaagacggcggcggcggcggactcTGGCACAGCCGGGGCGGGAGCGCCGTCGCCCAGGGAAAGCCCCCTCCGGCCGTGCAGCCACCCCCACCGCTGACTAGTTCACAGACTTGGCAGCCGCTCAAGGTCTTGTGATACGATTGGCCAAGCCAGCGCCCCGTCCTTTGACACACCAGGccccaagcaagcaagcaagcggctccccctcccctggccgCCTCGGCACAGCTGCGCCTTCCCGGAGGGAAGGAGGGCCGGAGGGCCGGGCTGACGCGGCGCAGCTGCAGTGCCGCGCTCCGACGCCGCCTTCAGCCAGCTCCGGCCCTCGGACGGCCGCCCAGAAGGCGAGGCGCCCAATCGCCTCTTCCTCCGGCCTCGGCATGCCGTCGGGGGCACGCCTTCCAGTCGGGGGCTCCAGTAGTGCGGAGTTTGCACCCAGTGAGGGACGCCGCTCGGGCTCGCTGACTCGGAAGTAAGCCCTGTTGGCCTCCATAGGATTTGCTTCCCAGAAAGCGCCCGAGCTTGTGTGGTTGCGcgtgaaagtgccgtcaagtcgcttccgactcacgggccgcttacgcacgggaggttttgccctggattttccgctctccaggtgcacattttccccatccgaattcttaaaaaACTCCGCacagggggcttatttttgagtttggagagTTTAGGCAGGGAAAATGTGCCCCtagag encodes the following:
- the ZFP36L2 gene encoding mRNA decay activator protein ZFP36L2 gives rise to the protein MSATLLSAFYDIDFLCKTEKSLSNLSSMLDKKAVGSPVGTSPSSSFGPGFLRRHSASNLQALANGHAKFPGGSSPSPPAFGNLKEPGSGGGGGGGGGGGGSSSPTALLNKENKFRDRSFSENGERSQHLMQQLQQQQQQQLVAAATTGKGGGGGGAPINSTRYKTELCRPFEESGACKYGEKCQFAHGYHELRSLTRHPKYKTELCRTFHTIGFCPYGPRCHFIHNADERRPAPNNGSAGPPPQPPPPPPPQQPPHPPNPQPPPQPHANGHHHPHPHPPHAGSTGDLRAFAREHPLGGGFGLPHGRGGGGGDRPKLHHSLSFSGFSAHHHHHHHGGAVAAAAQGGLEAAAAALLLESPGGSRTPPPPASAGSYCDELVASPSCANNAFAFSAGQELGSLLAIHAPPPPQQGCFPNAAAFYRCHQGGGGGGGGGGCCPPPPPGPPASPPFSFQPLRRLSESPVFDAPPSPPDSLSDRESYLSGSLSSGSLSGSESPSLDSGRRLPIFSRLSISDD